In Papaver somniferum cultivar HN1 chromosome 1, ASM357369v1, whole genome shotgun sequence, a genomic segment contains:
- the LOC113314332 gene encoding rho GDP-dissociation inhibitor 1-like — protein sequence MSAILGRTFSPSTKCIPSSFNHPPHDMANNTEEPEKNEEETKNGAAAAVGETSKHDVDDDDHDGHEDEKLSREFSSHSVCSTEHEDNCDEEETDVETDRELEVGPQFSLKEQLEKDKDDESLRRWKEQLLGSVDYAAVGETLEPQVEILSLTILSPGQPELVLPIPFEPNAKGYAFCLKDGSLYHLKFSFKVSNNIVSGLKYTNTVWKTGVRVENTKVMLGTFSPQQEPYTYELAEERTPSGMFARGSYSAKTKFVDDDGKCYLDISYSFEIRKEWPTQT from the exons ATGTCGGCGATTCTAGGAAGAACTTTCTCTCCTTCCACCAAATGCATTCCTTCTTCATTCAATCATCCTCCTCACGACATGGCCAACAACACAGAAGAAccagaaaaaaatgaagaagaaaccaAGAATGGTgccgctgctgctgttggtgaAACTAGTAaacatgatgttgatgatgatgatcatgatGGTCATGAAGATGAGAAATTATCTAGAGAATTCAGTTCCCATTCTGTTTGTTCCACTGAACACGAAGATAATTGTGATGAGGAAGAAACTGATGTTGAGACTGATCGAGAATTAGAAGTTGGACCTCAGTTTTCTCTTAAGGAACAGCTTGAAAAAGATAAG GATGATGAGAGTTTGAGGAGATGGAAGGAACAACTTCTTGGATCTGTTGATTATGCTGCTGTTGGAG AAACTTTGGAACCTCAGGTAGAGATTTTGAGTCTCACAATTTTGTCACCTGGCCAACCTGAACTCGTCTTGCCGATCCCATTTGAACCGAATGCAAAGGGGTATGCGTTTTGTCTAAAAGATGGAAGTCTTTACCATCTCAAATTCTCATTCAAAGTCTCAAACAACATTGTCTCTGGACTTAAATATACCAACACTGTCTGGAAAACTGGTGTGAGAG TTGAAAATACAAAAGTGATGCTTGGAACTTTTAGTCCTCAGCAAGAACCTTACACATATGAATTAGCAGAGGAGAGAACTCCTTCTGGCATGTTTGCAAGGGGTTCGTATTCTGCAAAAACCAAG TTTGTGGATGACGATGGGAAATGCTATTTGGACATCAGTTACTCTTTTGAAATCCGGAAGGAATGGCCAACACAAACTTga